The nucleotide window CTGGCCAAAATTTACGCCGACGGCACGACGCTGGTGTATTTTTACCCGAAAGCGGACACGCCCGGCTGCACTGCTCAGGCCTGTAGTCTCCGCGACGCTTACACCGAGTTGACTGATGCCGGGGTGACAGTCATCGGAGTGAGCATGGACTCGGTCGGCTCCCAGAAAGCTTTTGCCGAAAAGTACAAGCTGCCTTTTATCCTCATCGCCGACCCTGACGGTAAGCTTGCCGACGCCTTCGGCGTGCCGCACAAGCTCGGTTTTGCCTCGCGTCAGGCTTACCTGATCCGGGACGGCAAAATCGTCTGGCTGGATTACAAAGCCTCGACCAAGCAGCAGGCACAGGATGCCCTGGCAGCCCTCAAGGCGCTTGGAGAGTAAATTCGCGAAGGAGCGGAGCGGATCGCCCTCTCATTATCGGTTTACCGTCCCGACTGTCATTTTGGCAGTGTACCGGGAGACGAACGCTTGCTCCGGCCAACTCTTAAGCCGGAAACTGACACAACTTCATGCGGTGCGTCCGAAAAAATAGTAGTAGCTCAGTGCTGCCATGCAGAGGCTGAAGACCAGGGCGAATATCCCGATCAAACGGCTGTAGCGGATGATAGCCTGATGATCTCCCTCTTCCTCAGGCTGCTCCTGAGTCAGATTATAGACCAGGCGCTGGTAGCGCTCGACCAGGATGTCACCGTTGCTCAGCAGCAGGTGCGCCCCGATAATAGCTGGAATTAAAACCAAGGCAGGCAGAACCAGATAAGGTAAAAGTGTCAGAACCCGTGCGATCATGTGTGCTGAGTGTTAAGGAAAACACCCTGATTATGTAATTCCGAAGGCCTCTTGGAAGCCAATTCTGTACGGAGGTATCGCTAAATAGGGGCTTTTCCGGACCGGGGGGATTTGCAGGCCTTGCGGTCTGCCCGATTATGATGGGCACAGCGAACAAAGTGATTCAGCAGATCACGTGGTTACGTAATAAACGACGCCTGCGCTGAACACTAAAAGCAGGACGCCAACGGCTTTCAGGAGCCAGATAATGCGGGGCATGTTGCTGAAGTCTTCATCCTTCAGCGGCTGCATGGTGCGTGCTAATTGATAATTCTGGTACTTGACCGTGAGCTTATCGGAGTTGGCCAATACCAGATAGCAACCGAGCGAGGCGGGAACCCCGATCAGCACAGCAATGAAAATCCAAAACAATCCCTCAAGCATACCCTGTGAATCTATCGTTTAAAGCATACACTGAAATTCAACTCGACACTAAGTATCGGTTTAGGCAGAAATTTAAACTGTTTTTTTGAAAAATTAACCAGATTGTGTATTATTATCGCATTTTTACATTTGCTTGATACACCGAACAATTTTAAAAAAATAAAAAGAAAATATTGACTTGGCCCAAAATAATGGTTCTATTGGCAACATAAACTTTTACGACTTCTCCTACGGGAGATGGGGTAACAAGCAACGAGATAAAGTAGAAAACAAATGGCGGAGCGTTTAGGGGTAGGCGCTCCGCCTTCATTTTATCTGGATGCCTGGAGCGTCCGGAAAAACCAAACACGCTGAAACGCACCCTTTCTCGCCTGTTTAAAGCTCAAAAGCCATAGATGGCAGGCGGGTAAAGACAGCAACCGTACCGGGTAATACCGATTCTCCCCGGGCTTGAAGGTTGCCGCTGTTGCAAAGGAACGACGTTCCGTTTCAAAAGGTTTTTGCGAGAGCCCCAGCGGGTGTTTTTTGATAAAAATACCCGCTCGCATAAGGGCCCATAACCCTCAAATCTATTTGGAATCGGTATAAGCCTGGCGCAGTTGCTCCCAGCGTTCTTTCTGCGTATCGGTCTTGGCGGGCGGAACGCTGACCATGATGACGACGTAGAGGTCGCCCCGGGTGCCATCCGCTTTTTTCATCCCAAGCCCTTTCAGCCGCAGGCGACGGCCCGAAGGAGAACCAGCGGGAACGGTGACCGAGACGCGCTCCTTCAGCGTAGGGACGGTGAACTTGCGGCCAAGGGCGGCGTCCCAGGGCATGACTTCGAGTTCGTACTCCAGGTCGGCCCCCTCGACCTGGAAATCCGGGTGTCGCTCCAGCTTGACCGTGAGCAGGAGGTCGCCGGCGGGTCCGCCGTTACGGCCTGCCTGGCCTTTACCCGCGAGGCGGATCTGCTGGCCCTCGCGTACCCCGGCGGGGACACGCACGCGGAGGGTTTCCACCCGGGTGCCGCCGCTGGCCTCGGGGCGCTTGAGACTGATCTCGCGGGTCGAGCCGTTGTTGGCCTCTTCGAGGGAGACGAGCAGGTCGGCTGTGAGGTCCGCGCCCCGGCGCGCGCGCGGCACGCCCGTGCCGAAACCCTCGTAGCCGTCTCCACCGCCGAAATCCTGATACTCGAAGCCGCCTCCGCGGCCGCCCTGGGAGCCGAAAATGTGCTCGAAAAAGTCGCTGAAGCCCGTCCCGCCGAAGTGGAAATCGCGGCCGCCGCCCCCGCTGGTATTGAAGCGCACGCCGCCGGGACCGCCCCAGCTCGGAGGCGGGGTGAAGTTCGCTCCGGCCTGCCAGTTGCTACCGAGGGCGTCGTATTTCTCGCGCTTTTCCGGGTCGCTGAGAACTTCGTAGGCTTCGTTGATCTCCTTGAACTTGGCCTCGGCGCTCGCCTTGTCAGCGTCCTTGGCGTGGTCGGGGTGGTATTCCCGGGCCAGCTTGCGGAAAGCCTTCTTGATCTCATCCTGGCTGGCCTCGCGGCTCACGCCCAGTACTTCGTAGTAGTCTCGGTATCTCACTGACACTCGCCTACATTGAAACAATTTTCCTGCAGAATCAAGGGGGTAGAGAAGGCAGAAATCCGGAAAAATCAGAAATCTTCCTCCGACTTCATTTGGGACTGTCCATCAGCGTTTGATGGCGTGGCTAAGGGGGATGCTGCTCCAGCATTCCGGACACTTGAGACTCTATGCGGGGTCTGGGGCGAGTAGCCGGAGGGCAACTGACGCATCGCCTGCTTCCTGTCGGGCGGTAACCCGGAAATTGAAGTTGCGCCCGGCGGCCCGGCCTTGGCATAGTCGGACGCATGTATGGACCGGCTTTCACCTTCATTTGCGGAGACGACGATTTCCTCGTCGCCCAGGAGGGGCGGGCGCTTTTTGCCGAAAAAACCCGCGAGTTGGCCGACGATTTTTCCAAGGAAACGGTCGAGGCCGCCGCCCAGAACATGAGCGAGGTCGAGGAGGTGGTGAACCGCTTTCGCGACTCGGTGCAGACGCTCTCCATGTTCGGGGACAAGAAGGTGGTCTGGCTCAAGGACGTGAATTTCCTGGCCGATTCGGTCACGGGCCGCGCCGAGGGCACGAAAAAGCTGGTCGAAGACCTGCAAGCCGTGCTCGAAACCCTTGACCCGGCCGCGGTCGAGGTGATCGTGACCGCCTTTCCGGTGGACCGCCGCCGCAAGGAGTTCAAGTGGTTCCAGAAGGCCGCCGATTTCCGCGACCTTAAGGGGGCCAACGACGAGGATTCCCTCATCGGGCTGGCCCGCGCCGAGGCCGAGCAGCTTCAGGCGCAGATGGGCATGCGTGCCGCCGCCGCCCTCGTGGCCAAGGTCCAGGGCAACACCCGGCTGATTCTGGAGGAGACGCGCAAGCTCGCCACCTACGTCGGCTCCGGCGGCGAGATCGTGGAGGGGCTGGTGGCTGAACTGGTCCCGGCCTTCGGCGAAGGGGATTTTTTCGAGGCGGCGGAGGCGTTTTTCTCACTCAACCTGCGCTGGACCCTCGACGCGCTCCGGCGGCACTTTTTCACCAACTCCGAGGCCCGCCCGCTGATCGCCTCCATGCAGAACCGCAACCGGCTCATGATCCAACTGCGGGTGATGATGGACGGGGGCGAGCTGCGGCTGAGCCCGCGCGGCTTCGCCAAGCCCGAGTTCGACCGCGCCGCCCGCACCTATGCGAAGCACTTCGGCGGCTTCGACGACAAGTCCTCCTTCAACGTTTTTACGCAGAACCTCTGGTACCTGGGCAACAAAATCGCCCCCTCCGCCCGCGAGCTGACGCTCAAGCGCCTGATCGACTTCCAGCTTGAGTTCATGCACGCCTTCGAGGATCTCATCCGCCGTCCCACCGACCAGGAGGCCGTCATGCGCGACCTCGCCATCCGCTGCCTCTCCTAGCAAACGCGCGGCGTTTGATCCGATTGAGGGGCTGCGCCCCTACGGAGCCAGAAAGGCTCCTACCCCCGGTCGGGGAGATGTTACCAGAGGATCCAGGGGATATACTGGTTGCCGTCGAGGGTGAGCCAGTCCGAGCCTTCGGTGCCCAGCGTGCGCACAAGATCCAGGGGTACGCCCCGCCGGAGCACGGCGTTGACCACGAGGCGGCTGTCGCGGGTGCCGCCGTCGCGCAGGTCCACGAGCTGGATTTCGGCCTCCAGGCGCAGCAGGTTTCCGCCTTGGGAGGGCTGGGGAATGAGCTTGATCGCGGTCACGCTGAGCACGTAGTCCTCAAAGGTCGAAAGGCTGGTCTCGCAGCCGGGACCGATGAGGGTGGAGAGCCGGACGGGCTTGCCCGCGATGATCGCGTCGAAGCCGATGAGGATGTTCTCGGCGTTCTTGTAGCGGGAGAGCAGCGGGTCGCTCAGGATCGGGTTGGCCTGGAGGAGTTCGCGCAGCTTGGGGCGGACGTTTCTGAGGTCGAGCCGGTCAAGGTAAGGCCGGGGCGCGTTCTGGACAAGCTCCTCGATGATGGCGTCGTTCGCCGGGAATGTCTCGGGCGGCAGCGGGGTGTCGTCGGCCCGTAGCTGGCAGGCGGCGACGATAAACAAAAAGGTGGCAAGCGGGCGTAAACTCAGGCGGGGCATGGGCGGGCAGATGAAAAGTACGAAACGCCACTGTGGCCGTTCCGCCGCCGGGGGACGAACCTTTTTTGCAAGGCGGAGGGCAGTGTGAAGCCGGAGGCTTGGGGCAGCCTGTGAAGGAAAGGAACGAGAGGTTGGTCCTGCTGTATCCAAAAACGGATACGCGATGAGAAACCTTACCACAGAAACCAGAATATACGCTGGCTTTGGCTGGTGGTTTCGTTGCCGTCCTTGTCGGTGCTGGTGTGGGTGGAGGTCAGTCCACCAAAGGAGTGTGCTTGGTCGCGCTGGAGCGTGAACTCTGAACGGATCCCGCTTTGAGGCGTGACGGGCTCGCCGGTGGCCTCGATTACGAGAGGCGTGCCGTCGGGAGCTGTTGCGTGGATCGTGCGCTTGGAGCCGGGTTGGGGCGCACAAAAAAACCGGCGCGGAACGGGCCGCGCCGGTTTTGCACACAGCATAAGGGACTTGGTTAATTGGCTTGGAAACTGGGGGCGGGGATGACCACGTTTTTGACCAGAGCGCGCGGGAGCGTGCGGCGGCGCGGGCGCGGCTCGCTGACTTCGGGCGAGCAGGTCAGATCGCTCCACGGGCACGGGTCGTAGTGACCGTAGTTTTCCAGGATCTCCTCGCCTTCGAAGATATCGCGCAGGGCGACGGAGCACAGCGGGTCGCCGTCAGCTGGAGCGCCGGAGTTAGGCTCGTTGGAGTGGTTGACGTAGCGGGCGTTGTCGAGGCAGACGATGATGCTGTCCAGCCGGGCCGAGTAGTAGCCGTACACGCGGGCGGCGTTGAGGATGCCGTTGATGGTTTTGTTCGTGCGCGAGTCGGCCACCGTCTCCAGATGGGCGCGGCTGAGCAGGAGCACGTTGTCGAGGGTGGCCTTCCACCAGACGGACCCGGCGGGAATAAACGTCCGGGCGAAAAGGCCGCAACCGTGGATGGGGCTGGGCCGGACTTGCGCGTAGCGTTCGAGGACACTGGCGGCGGGTTTGAGAGAGAGTACGTTTCTAGGCATGATGGATCAGTGAGGGAATCGACTGGCCGATCACGCAATCCCGACGGAGTTGACTCCGTCCGCAGCCGATATTTTGCTCCACTGTCCCTGTCTCCACAACGGGTTTGACCACAGGAACAAAAACCGGGCGTTCAAGCCAAGAATTGAAGGTGGTTGTGTTGCGTTGAGTAAGGTTGCCGCGGGTCCGGTAACGGACCGCTCGCGACGGTTATATCGACGGAGAAAATATGTGTCCTTATTTAGACGAAATGTCGAGATTTCAATGCAGGTTTTCTGCAAATTTTCCGGCGGGGGTGCGGACCGGTTTCCGGGTCGGGGGAGGGCATTTCCCGCCGTCAGCAATACGCTCGACAGCGGGTGGGAGAGGGGGCAGGCTTTGGGGGATGAAGTCCGTCCTGCCGCCCGCTGCCGTGCGCCTGTGTGCCGCGCTCGTCCTCCTGCTCTCGCTGGCCGCTCCGGCCTGGGCGTTGCCGGACCGCGAGATCGCCGGGCGCGAGGCGGTTGACACCTGGCTGGCGCTGGTGGACGGCGGCAAGTACGCCGAGAGCTGGGAAGCGACCGCGCCGGTCTTCCGCACCGCGATCCCGAAGGAGCAGTGGGTCGAGCTGTTGGCAAAGGTGCGGACCCCGCTGGGCAAGGTCGAGAGCCGCAAGCTCAAGGCACTCTTTTACACCGACGCGCTGCCGGATGCTCCGCCGGGGGAATACGTCGTCGTGCAGTTCGAGACGAAGTTCGCCGGGCGCGAGGACACCGCGCTGGAGACCGTCACCCCGATGCTCAACGCCGAGGGGACGGCCTGGCAGGTCTGCGGTTACTATATCAAGTGACGTCTCGTTTCTTTTTAACCGGCGGGGATAATGCGTTGCGGTTCGGGGGCGGGACTGTCAGGGTCGCCCGCCATGCAATCGAAGCCTCAACTGCTGATTTTTGCCACTTGCGACGGCGTGCACGTCGAGCCGTCCACCGGCAAGCACTACCTGATGGGCATTTTCTCAAGCCTGCGGGCGCGGGACTTTCCGGTCGTGCATCCGCAGATGGTCTGGTTCATCAGCCTGACCGATGTCAGCGTGGGTGAGCATACGCTGAATCTCTCACTGGGCCTGCCCGGCATGCAGCCGCTCATGTCCGTGTCGCGACCCTTCGAATCGAAGAGCCCGCTGCACCGCATCCACATTATCAACCAGCTCCAGAATGTCCATTTCGACCAACCCGGTGACTACACGGCGGCGATTGAGGTTGACGACGAGCCCATCCTTGTGACGTCCTTTGGAGTCATTGCCCTTGGCAATCCCCCGACATTATGAGTGAAAAACAGTTTGAACTGATCGGCGTTGGCTCGCCGATTGTTGATAGTCTTGCCCAGGTCGAAGAGACCTTCGTCGCCTCCATCCCCGGAGAAAAGGGCGGTATGGAACTGGTGGACGCCACCACGATGGGCGAATTGATGGCCCAGGTCGAGTCTCCCATGACCGAAGCCCCCGGCGGCTCCGCCGGAAATACCGCCGTGGCTGTGGCCCGGCTGGGCCTGCCCACGACCTTCCTCGGCAAGATCGGCAACGACGCCGGCGGCGAGTTTTACAAGGACCGCTTCGTAGAACTCGGCGGCGATGGCTCGCGCTTCAAGGTGGGCGCGGTGCCCAATGGCCGCTGCCTGTCCCTCGTGACGCCCGACTCCGAGCGCACCATGCGCACGGACCTGGGCGCGGCCATGACCCTCTCCCCGGATGAGGTGAGCGTGGAGGACTTCCGCGGCTGTCGGCACGCCCACATCGAGGGCTACATCCTTTTTAACCGCGAACTGATGTTCAAGGTGCTCAACTCGGCCAAGGCCGCCGGGTGCACGGTCAGCATCGACCTGGCCTCCTTCGAGGTGGTCGGGGCGACCAAGGACATCCTGCCCGACATCCTGAGCGAGTACGTGGACGTGGTTTTTGCCAACGAAGGCGAGGCGGGCGCGTTGTTCGACTCGACCGACTACGAAAAGATGGTGGCCGAACTGGCCGGGATGTGCGAAGTCGCCGTGGTCAAGCTTGGCAAGGCCGGTTCGCTCATTCAGCAGGGTAAGACCCTGGAGAAAATCGCTCCGGTGCTGGTCAACCAGTCGGTCGATACGACTGGCGCGGGCGACCTGTGGGCGGCGGGCTTCCTTTACGGCTGGCTGCGCGGGCGTCCACTGGCGACCTGCGGCCACTACGGCTCGGTCATGGGCGCGGAAATCGTCCAGGTCATGGGTGCGGCTATCCCGCACGACCGCTGGCCCGGCGTTCGCAAGCTGCTCGAAGCCTGAGCCACGTGGCCTGAGCGAGCCTGGTGTACCCTTACCGAAGTTCTTGCATTAAATTTGGGGGTTCTGCGCCCCCAAACCCCGGTGCGTGACCGCACAGGACATTGAGGGGCGCTGCCCCTACGGAGCCCATAAAGGCCGCTACCCCTGATAGCTGGTCCAGCCGGACTCTGCGTCGGCGTTGACGGGGCAGGGGCGGGTATTTAGGGTATCGGCATCTCCGGCTCTATGGACAACCCGCACTCAACCACTTCCTCCCTGCTCGTGACGGGCGGGCTCGGTCTCGACACGCTTGTCATGCCCGACGGTGAGGTGCGCCACGAGATCGGCGGCTCGGCCTGGTTCGCCTCGCTGGCGGCGGCGTTTTTCCTGAAGCCGCGCCTCCTCGGCGTGGTGGGCGGTGATTTTCCGCTGGCCGAGCGCGACCGTCTGGAATCACTTGGGGTGGATACTGCCGGGATGGTCGTGCTCGCGGACGAGAAGACCTTTGCCTGGAAATGCCTTTATCACGCGGACCCGGACAAGCGCAAAACCCTGGAACTGCACCCGAACGTGGAAGAGTCCTACCGCCCGCGCCTGAGCGAAGCCGAGCGGCGCTGCCCGTTTCTGCTGCTGGCCAACATGCGGCCCGACTTCCAGCGGCGCGTGCTCGATCAGATGGCGGGCGAACCGTTTGTCGCGCTCGACACCATTGACTTCTGGATCCGCGAGCGCCGGAACGAGCTTTTGCAAATGATCCGCCGGACCCGCCTGCTCCTGCTCAACGACGAGGAAGCCACCCTCCTTACCGGCGAGCCGGACCCGCACCGTGCTGGTCGCGCCCTGCTGGCGCTCGGGCCGGAGTTTGCCGTGGTCAAGCTCGGTTCGCGCGGCTCGCTGGGCTTTGCGCAGCGGGAGGATTGGCATGTGCCCGCGCAGTTGGTGGAAAATCCGGTCGATCCCACCGGGGCCGGGGACAGCTTCGCCGGGGCGCTCATGGCGACGCTGGCCGTTGCCGAGAAACGTGACGCCGCCGCCCTCCGCGTCGCTATGGA belongs to Ruficoccus amylovorans and includes:
- a CDS encoding SET domain-containing protein produces the protein MPRNVLSLKPAASVLERYAQVRPSPIHGCGLFARTFIPAGSVWWKATLDNVLLLSRAHLETVADSRTNKTINGILNAARVYGYYSARLDSIIVCLDNARYVNHSNEPNSGAPADGDPLCSVALRDIFEGEEILENYGHYDPCPWSDLTCSPEVSEPRPRRRTLPRALVKNVVIPAPSFQAN
- a CDS encoding peroxiredoxin → MKNPLLILAGVLGLSVAQAEPLKVGDPAPVVTAVDQNGNEVDLAKIYADGTTLVYFYPKADTPGCTAQACSLRDAYTELTDAGVTVIGVSMDSVGSQKAFAEKYKLPFILIADPDGKLADAFGVPHKLGFASRQAYLIRDGKIVWLDYKASTKQQAQDALAALKALGE
- the holA gene encoding DNA polymerase III subunit delta; this translates as MYGPAFTFICGDDDFLVAQEGRALFAEKTRELADDFSKETVEAAAQNMSEVEEVVNRFRDSVQTLSMFGDKKVVWLKDVNFLADSVTGRAEGTKKLVEDLQAVLETLDPAAVEVIVTAFPVDRRRKEFKWFQKAADFRDLKGANDEDSLIGLARAEAEQLQAQMGMRAAAALVAKVQGNTRLILEETRKLATYVGSGGEIVEGLVAELVPAFGEGDFFEAAEAFFSLNLRWTLDALRRHFFTNSEARPLIASMQNRNRLMIQLRVMMDGGELRLSPRGFAKPEFDRAARTYAKHFGGFDDKSSFNVFTQNLWYLGNKIAPSARELTLKRLIDFQLEFMHAFEDLIRRPTDQEAVMRDLAIRCLS
- a CDS encoding PfkB family carbohydrate kinase, which gives rise to MDNPHSTTSSLLVTGGLGLDTLVMPDGEVRHEIGGSAWFASLAAAFFLKPRLLGVVGGDFPLAERDRLESLGVDTAGMVVLADEKTFAWKCLYHADPDKRKTLELHPNVEESYRPRLSEAERRCPFLLLANMRPDFQRRVLDQMAGEPFVALDTIDFWIRERRNELLQMIRRTRLLLLNDEEATLLTGEPDPHRAGRALLALGPEFAVVKLGSRGSLGFAQREDWHVPAQLVENPVDPTGAGDSFAGALMATLAVAEKRDAAALRVAMEAGARIAAITVQGFSARALIAGLERERAGG
- a CDS encoding DnaJ C-terminal domain-containing protein; amino-acid sequence: MRYRDYYEVLGVSREASQDEIKKAFRKLAREYHPDHAKDADKASAEAKFKEINEAYEVLSDPEKREKYDALGSNWQAGANFTPPPSWGGPGGVRFNTSGGGGRDFHFGGTGFSDFFEHIFGSQGGRGGGFEYQDFGGGDGYEGFGTGVPRARRGADLTADLLVSLEEANNGSTREISLKRPEASGGTRVETLRVRVPAGVREGQQIRLAGKGQAGRNGGPAGDLLLTVKLERHPDFQVEGADLEYELEVMPWDAALGRKFTVPTLKERVSVTVPAGSPSGRRLRLKGLGMKKADGTRGDLYVVIMVSVPPAKTDTQKERWEQLRQAYTDSK
- a CDS encoding DUF4019 domain-containing protein translates to MKSVLPPAAVRLCAALVLLLSLAAPAWALPDREIAGREAVDTWLALVDGGKYAESWEATAPVFRTAIPKEQWVELLAKVRTPLGKVESRKLKALFYTDALPDAPPGEYVVVQFETKFAGREDTALETVTPMLNAEGTAWQVCGYYIK
- a CDS encoding adenosine kinase, producing the protein MSEKQFELIGVGSPIVDSLAQVEETFVASIPGEKGGMELVDATTMGELMAQVESPMTEAPGGSAGNTAVAVARLGLPTTFLGKIGNDAGGEFYKDRFVELGGDGSRFKVGAVPNGRCLSLVTPDSERTMRTDLGAAMTLSPDEVSVEDFRGCRHAHIEGYILFNRELMFKVLNSAKAAGCTVSIDLASFEVVGATKDILPDILSEYVDVVFANEGEAGALFDSTDYEKMVAELAGMCEVAVVKLGKAGSLIQQGKTLEKIAPVLVNQSVDTTGAGDLWAAGFLYGWLRGRPLATCGHYGSVMGAEIVQVMGAAIPHDRWPGVRKLLEA
- a CDS encoding DUF6941 family protein; protein product: MQSKPQLLIFATCDGVHVEPSTGKHYLMGIFSSLRARDFPVVHPQMVWFISLTDVSVGEHTLNLSLGLPGMQPLMSVSRPFESKSPLHRIHIINQLQNVHFDQPGDYTAAIEVDDEPILVTSFGVIALGNPPTL